In one Trichosurus vulpecula isolate mTriVul1 chromosome 8, mTriVul1.pri, whole genome shotgun sequence genomic region, the following are encoded:
- the LOC118830012 gene encoding olfactory receptor 6J1-like, with protein MIHQGDDNDEEVPQQCDKGKRSRLTLPMKNQTTTVTEFILLGFPISREVELLFFMLLLPTYLLTLLGNILIICIVGSYSRLYTPMYFFLCNLSLLDILFTSVISPRVLANLAIGDKTISFAGCITQCYFYFFLGTVEFLLLTCMSYDRYAAICNPLRYNTIMSSSVCIGLVLFSWVGGFLSVLFPTILISRLPFCGSNIINHFFCDSGPLLALACTDTTSIELMDFLLSSTVILISLILIGYSYTYIIMTILQIPSASGRKKAFNTCASHLAVVGIAGGITVFIYVTPSQKETLEINKIPSVLSSVVAPFLNPFIYTLRNDTVLGILREVWVGIQASSVKRRRLLLRMLSHKGH; from the coding sequence GGGAAGAGATCCAGGTTGACTTTGCCCATGAAGAATCAGACCACCACAGTGACAGAGTTCATTCTGCTCGGTTTTCCCATCAGCAGAGAGGTAGAGCTACTATTCTTTATGCTCCTTCTGCCCACATACCTCCTGACACTCCTGGGGAACATCCTTATCATCTGTATTGTTGGATCCTACTCACGTCTCTACAcacccatgtacttcttcctctgCAATCTCTCCCTCTTAGATATCCTCTTCACTTCTGTCATTTCCCCAAGGGTTCTGGCCAATTTGGCCATTGGGGATAAgaccatctcctttgctggatgtaTCACCCAGTGCTATTTCTACTTCTTCCTGGGGACAGTGGAATTTCTTCTATTGACATGCATGTCCTATGATCGGTACGCTGCCATTTGTAACCCACTGAGGTATAACACAATTATGAGTTCATCTGTGTGCATCGGGCTGGTGCTTTTCTCATGGGTGGGTGGTTTCTTGTCTGTTCTTTTTCCCACCATACTCATCTCTAGGTTACCCTTCTGTGGTTCCAATATAATAAACCACTTTTTCTGTGACAGTGGGCCTCTGTTGGCCCTGGCCTGTACGGACACGACATCCATTGAGCTGATGGATTTTCTACTGTCATCCACTGTCATCCTCATCTCCTTAATTCTCATTGGATACTCCTATACCTACATCATTATGACCATCTTACAAATCCCATCAGCCAGTGGGAGGAAGAAGGCCTTTAACACCTGTGCTTCTCACTTGGCTGTCGTTGGAATTGCTGGTGGGATCACAGTCTTTATCTATGTGACTCCATCCCAGAAAGAAACCCTGGAGATCAACAAAATACCCTCAGTATTGAGCAGTGTGGTGGCACCTTTCCTCAACCCCTTCATCTACACTCTGCGCAATGACACTGTGCTAGGAATCCTCAGGGAAGTTTGGGTTGGTATCCAAGCTTCATCAGTCAAGAGGAGGAGGCTACTCCTAAGAATGCTGTCCCACAAAGGTCACTGA